The Gemmatimonadales bacterium sequence GTGGGGGCGGGCCAAGGGCTTCGACAGCTTCTGCCCGGTGGGTCCGGAGGTCCGGGGCGGCCTCGACTGGCGCGCGTTGGAAGTGATCTGCCGGGTGAACGGGGTGGAACGGCAACGCGCGCCGGCCACCGCCATGCAGTTCTCCATACCGTTCCTGCTCTCCTACCTGAGCGGGATCATGACCCTGGAACCGGGCGACCTGATCGCGACCGGCACACCCGCCGGCACCGGACAGCTGCACGATGGCGACGTCGTGGAGGTGGAGATTCCCGGCGTCGGCATCCTCTCCAACCCCGTCCGCGACGGCGACCACCGATGATCGAGCTGAGCACCCGCGTGCAGTCTCTTCCCGGCTATCCCCTGGCCCAGATCCCGACCATCAAGCGGCGGCTGATCGAGGCGGGGGTCGACGTGATCGACCTGGGCGCCGGCGACAACGACGCGCCACCTCCCGCGGTGGCGGTCGAAGCCATGGC is a genomic window containing:
- a CDS encoding fumarylacetoacetate hydrolase family protein is translated as MRPSKIIGIGRNYAAHARELGNEVPDVPILFFKPPSSLIGPGAPIRLPHVSRQVEFEAEIGVVVGSRLAGADEAAAERGIAGYVCVNDVTCRDLQKRDGQWGRAKGFDSFCPVGPEVRGGLDWRALEVICRVNGVERQRAPATAMQFSIPFLLSYLSGIMTLEPGDLIATGTPAGTGQLHDGDVVEVEIPGVGILSNPVRDGDHR